Proteins encoded together in one Otariodibacter oris window:
- a CDS encoding integrase arm-type DNA-binding domain-containing protein — protein MARTTKPLTYTEIEKAKPKKSASGKLADNKLQDGQGLYLLVKVNGSKLWRFNYYKPFTKKRSEIALGRYPDLSLAQAREIRENYRALLAQNIDPLAQRQNEETARYNELNNTFEVIAWQWFEYRKTRKNFSANYARDIESLIKRHLLPAFGKLPISQITAPMALKAFKPLQDKGTLEALKRSIQKLNEIMTYAVHREIIPYNPTANISKEFDSPTVEHFKTIKPDDLPEFLYALNNAQIHAQTRFLILWQLLTMTRPNESATAKYSDIDEKARIWTIYINKGLKEDNKGREHKVTLSRQAMALLREIKKLSGDKEYLFPSVKNPKTHCNTQTANSAIKRMGYKGKLVAHGLRSIASTYLNEKGYNPELIEVTLSHINQDRIRMAYNRADYIRQRFDILQAWADFIDECSQGTLPKYHLKVA, from the coding sequence GAAAGCGAAACCTAAAAAGTCCGCTAGTGGAAAATTAGCAGACAATAAGCTACAAGATGGACAAGGACTTTATTTACTGGTTAAGGTAAACGGTTCGAAGTTGTGGCGGTTTAACTACTATAAACCGTTTACGAAGAAACGATCTGAAATTGCTTTAGGTCGTTACCCTGACTTATCACTAGCTCAAGCAAGAGAGATTAGAGAGAATTACAGAGCGTTACTTGCTCAGAATATCGATCCACTGGCTCAACGACAAAATGAGGAAACCGCCCGATACAATGAGCTAAATAATACCTTCGAGGTTATAGCGTGGCAGTGGTTCGAGTATCGCAAGACACGGAAGAACTTTTCCGCCAATTATGCGAGAGATATTGAGAGCTTAATCAAAAGGCACTTACTGCCTGCTTTTGGTAAGCTCCCTATATCCCAAATAACCGCACCTATGGCACTAAAAGCATTCAAGCCATTACAGGATAAAGGCACACTAGAGGCATTAAAGCGGTCGATTCAGAAACTTAATGAGATAATGACCTATGCGGTACACCGTGAAATAATCCCATACAATCCAACCGCCAACATATCAAAGGAATTCGACAGCCCAACCGTAGAGCATTTTAAGACGATTAAGCCTGATGATTTACCTGAGTTTCTTTATGCCTTAAATAACGCACAGATTCACGCACAGACACGCTTTTTAATCTTATGGCAGTTACTCACAATGACACGCCCTAATGAATCAGCAACCGCCAAATATAGCGATATAGACGAAAAGGCGAGGATATGGACGATTTATATTAATAAAGGACTCAAAGAAGACAACAAAGGGCGAGAGCATAAAGTAACGCTATCACGTCAAGCTATGGCATTATTGCGAGAAATTAAAAAACTAAGTGGCGATAAGGAATATTTATTCCCTAGCGTAAAGAATCCTAAAACTCACTGTAATACACAGACCGCCAACTCAGCTATAAAGCGTATGGGTTACAAGGGTAAGCTAGTAGCTCACGGGTTGCGGAGTATTGCCAGTACCTACCTAAACGAGAAAGGCTATAATCCAGAGCTAATCGAGGTTACTCTATCTCATATCAACCAAGACAGAATCAGAATGGCGTATAACAGAGCGGACTATATAAGACAACGTTTTGATATTCTTCAGGCGTGGGCTGACTTTATAGATGAATGCTCGCAAGGCACATTACCGAAATATCATTTAAAAGTAGCTTAA